One genomic segment of Brassica napus cultivar Da-Ae chromosome A3, Da-Ae, whole genome shotgun sequence includes these proteins:
- the LOC106388497 gene encoding uncharacterized protein LOC106388497 yields the protein MAVVALSYCKPSLHPLRFHPHCGNLWKRENVQRRTRGASTVTAMFWRSDKSPQVREFDISLANYPLTGSDTSQEGQNVISLSVVSSISEITPSEWDACALDSSQPQSYNPFLMHGFLSSLEDTGCATRETGWMPLHIVAKDESGHVLGVSPLYLKSHSYGEFVFDHSWADAYRSFGGRYYPKLQSCVPFTPVTGPRILTRDTPLKDQVFDAIVSAMTQLAAKLQVSSLHITFPSGAEWNKLKEKGFSQRIGMQYHWKNRDYKNFDEFLMDMKQSKRKNIRQERKKIGTQNLKMRRLRGDEIKARHWDSFYDFYRNTTDNKWGTPYLTREFFHYMASKLGDGVLLVLAEENEEPVAGALNLIGGDTLFGRLWGCRPDSYYPSLHFEACYYQAIEAAIELNLKTVEAGAQGEHKIQRGYLPVKTYSCHYIIDEGFRQAIDEFLVRESNQVDYVIKVLHESGPFKETIE from the exons ATGGCCGTTGTTGCACTTTCTTACTGCAAACCCTCGCTTCATCCTCTTCGATTTCATCCTCACTGC gGGAATTTGTGGAAGAGAGAAAATGTCCAGAGGAGGACAAGAGGAGCATCCACAGTTACTGCTATGTTCTGGAGGTCCGACAAGTCTCCGCAAGTACGAGAGTTCGATATTTCACTTGCCAATTACCCTTTAACTGGATCAGACACCTCccag GAAGGGCAAAATGTGATTTCACTTTCAGTAGTTTCTTCAATCTCAGAGATAACACCATCTGAATGGGATGCTTGTGCCTTGGATTCTTCACAGCCTCAAAGCTATAATCCTTTTCTTATGCATGGCTTTCTCTCCAGTTTAGAAGACACTGGCTGTGCCACTCGG GAAACAGGTTGGATGCCATTACACATTGTTGCAAAAGATGAATCTGGTCATGTTTTGGGAGTTTCTCCCCTTTATCTCAAAAG CCACTCGTACGGTGAATTTGTTTTTGATCACTCTTGGGCTGATGCATACCGAAGTTTTGGTGGAAGATATTATCCTAAGCTCCAGTCTTGTGTTCCTTTCACCCCTGTCACTGGACCTAGGATTCTCACCCGTGACACTCCTCTCAAAGACCAAGTTTTTGATGCTATCGTTTCTGCCATGACTCAATTGGCTGCTAAG CTACAAGTTTCATCTTTGCACATTACCTTTCCCTCTGGAGCTGAGTGGAACAAGTTGAAGGAGAAAGGCTTCTCTCAGAGGATTGGAATGCAGTACCACTGGAAGAATCGTGACTATAAaaa TTTCGATGAGTTCTTGATGGATATGAAGCAAAGCAAAAGGAAAAACATCCGGCAGGAACGCAAAAAG ATTGGTacccaaaacttgaaaatgagACGGTTGCGAGGAGACGAAATAAAG GCTAGGCACTGGGATTCATTCTATGATTTCTACAGGAACACGACTGATAACAA atgGGGAACACCTTATCTAACAAGAGAGTTCTTCCACTACATGGCATCAAAACTGGGAGATGGAGTATTGCTTGTTCTTGCTGAAGAAAACGAAGAACCTGTTGCTGGAGCACTGAATCTAATTGGTGGAGATACTCTATTTGGGCGACTATGGGGATGTCGGCCTGACTCCTATTATCCTAGTCTCCATTTTGAAGCGTGCTATTACCAG GCAATCGAAGCAGCAATAGAGCTTAATCTGAAAACGGTAGAAGCAGGAGCTCAGGGGGAGCATAAGATACAGCGGGGCTACCTTCCAGTTAAAACATATAGTTGCCATTACATTATTGATGAAGGCTTCAGGCAAGCCATAGACGAGTTTTTAGTACGTGAATCGAATCAG GTGGATTATGTCATCAAGGTGTTGCATGAATCTGGACCCTTCAAAGAGACAATAGAATAG
- the LOC111214076 gene encoding uncharacterized protein LOC111214076, with protein MSIGGRSKVKFMCSFGGKILPRPSDGLLKYVGGETRVIAVSPDITFLELTKKLTEMTENDMVLKYQIIPEDLDALVSVKSDEDLKHMMDEYNRHQETPKLRTFLFPAVQLGSPMEPQTIEQRYIEAINGIVRKIKTRPSFTLSASSSPKSESSPDGYGNEQPEMGSSYQLSRLYPMHRVRSSPNISQQQHNYHHHHHHHSAYFQQPNYLTCRLRPPPPPPLDFPRGAGWGDPQGGGNGKYGCSEERRFWGRASSVPQSPRNHGFRL; from the exons ATGTCAATCGGAGGGAGGAGTAAAGTGAAGTTCATGTGCAGTTTCGGCGGCAAAATCCTCCCTCGTCCTTCCGACGGCCTTCTCAAATACGTCGGCGGCGAAACTCGCGTCATCGCCGTCTCTCCAGACATCACCTTCCTCG AACTCACCAAGAAGCTCACGGAGATGACAGAGAACGACATGGTGCTCAAGTACCAAATCATCCCTGAAGATCTCGACGCGTTGGTCTCCGTAAAGTCGGACGAAGATCTGAAACACATGATGGACGAATACAACCGTCACCAGGAGACTCCCAAGCTCAGAACCTTCTTGTTTCCAGCGGTTCAGTTAGGTTCTCCTATGGAGCCACAGACGATAGAGCAGCGCTACATCGAAGCCATCAACGGCATTGTTCGCAAAATCAAAACACGGCCTTCTTTCACCCTCTCTGCTTCCTCCTCTCCCAAATCTGAATCGTCACCAGATGGGTACGGTAACGAGCAGCCTGAGATGGGTAGTAGCTACCAGTTGAGCCGGCTTTACCCGATGCATAGAGTACGGAGCAGTCCTAACATCTCACAGCAGCAGCATAActatcaccaccaccaccaccaccacagtGCTTACTTTCAGCAACCTAATTACTTGACTTGTAGGCTGcgtccaccaccacctccaccgtTGGATTTCCCTAGAGGCGCGGGCTGGGGGGATCCACAGGGCGGGGGTAATGGAAAGTACGGGTGCAGTGAGGAACGTAGGTTCTGGGGGAGAGCAAGCAGTGTTCCTCAGAGTCCTAGGAACCATGGATTTCGTCTCTGA
- the LOC111197812 gene encoding chloride channel protein CLC-c-like: MDDRSENHDIEVEGGNYAYERKISGILDDGSVGFQQPLLARNRKNTTSQIAIVGANTCPIESLDYEIFENDLFKQDWRSRKKIEILQYTILKWALAFLIGLSTGLVGFLNNLAVENIAGFKLLLTGNLMLKEKYFQAFFAFAGCNLILATAAASLCAFIAPAAAGSGIPEVKAYLNGIDAYSILAPSTLFVKIFGSIFGVAAGFVVGKEGPMVHTGACIANLLGQGGSRKYKLTWKWLRFFKNDRDRRDLITCGAAAGVAAAFRAPVGGVLFALEEAASWWRSALLWRTFFTTAVVAVVLRSLIELCRSGRCGLFGKGGLIMFDVNSGPVLYSTPDLLAVVFLGVVGGVLGSLYNYLVDKVLRTYALINERGPGFKVMLVMAVSILSSCCAFGLPWLSPCTPCPVGTEGKCPSVGRAGIYKSFQCPPNHYNDLSSLLLNTNDDAIRSLFTSRSENEFQISTLAIFFFFVYFLGIITYGIAIPSGLFIPVILAGASYGRLVGRLLGPVSQLDVGLFSLLGAASFLGGTMRMTVSLCVILLELTNNLLMLPLVMLVLLISKTVADCFNKGVYDQIVTMKGLPYMEDHAEPYMRNLVAKDVVAGPLLSFSRVEKVGVIWQALKMTSHNGFPVIDEPPFTEASELCGIALRSHLLVLLQGKRFSKQKTTFGSQILRSCKARDFAKAGLGKGLKIEDLVISGEEMEMYVDLHPITNTSPYTVLETLSLAKVAILFRQLGLRHLCVVPKTPGRPPIVGILTRHDFMPEHVLGLYPHIDPLK; encoded by the exons ATGGATGATCGTAGCGAAAACCATGATATAGAGGTCGAAGGAGGCAACTACGCTTACGAGAGGAAGATATCTGGGATTCTAGACGATGGATCTGTCGGATTCCAACAGCCTCTGCTCGCTAGGAACCGAAAGAACACCACTTCGCAGATCGCAATCGTCGGAGCCAACACTTGTCCCATCGAAAGCCTTGATTACGA GATCTTTGAGAATGATCTATTCAAGCAGGACTGGAGGTCAAGGAAGAAGATTGAGATACTTCAGTATACCATTCTAAAGTGGGCGCTTGCTTTCCTTATCGGTTTATCCACTGGCCTCGTTGGCTTTTTGAATAACCTTGCTGTTGAGAATATAGCTGGGTTCAAACTCTTGCTCACCGGCAATCTCATGCTCAAGGAAAA ATACTTTCAGGCATTCTTTGCATTTGCTGGTTGTAACTTGATCTTGGCAACCGCTGCTGCTTCGCTCTGTGCTTTCATTGCTCCGGCAGCAGCAGGTTCCGGCATACCTGAGGTTAAAGCATATCTCAATGGTATAGATGCTTATTCAATATTAGCTCCCAGCACACTCTTTGTTAAG ATCTTTGGATCTATATTTGGAGTTGCTGCCGGATTCGTAGTCGGAAAAGAAGGACCTATGGTGCATACTGGTGCTTGCATTGCTAATTTACTTGGACAAGGCGGTTCTCGAAAGTACAAATTGACTTGGAAGTGGCTCAGGTTCTTCAAAAACGACAGAGACAGAAGAGACCTCATCACTTGCGGCGCTGCTGCTGGTGTCGCTGCTGCTTTCCGTGCTCCAGTTGGCGGAGTCCTTTTCGCCCTTGAGGAAGCTGCTTCTTG GTGGAGGAGCGCTCTTCTTTGGAGGACCTTCTTCACTACCGCAGTTGTAGCCGTGGTGTTACGAAGTTTGATTGAGCTCTGTCGATCTGGGAGATGTGGACTATTCGGCAAAGGAGGTCTCATAATGTTTGACGTAAACTCAGGACCAGTGCTTTACAGCACACCAGATTTGCTAGCTGTAGTCTTCCTTGGAGTTGTTGGTGGTGTTCTTGGAAGCCTTTACAACTACCTTGTCGACAAAGTCCTCCGCACATATGCCTTAATAAACGA GAGAGGACCGGGGTTTAAAGTAATGCTTGTTATGGCAGTCTCCATCTTGAGCTCGTGTTGCGCATTTGGTCTCCCATGGCTTTCACCTTGTACCCCATGTCCTGTTGGAACAGAGGGCAAGTGCCCAAGCGTAGGTCGAGCCGGCATCTATAAGAGTTTCCAGTGTCCTCCAAACCATTACAATGACCTTTCCTCACTCCTTCTCAACACCAATGATGATGCAATCCGCAGTCTCTTCACATCAAGGTCCGAGAATGAGTTCCAAATCTCCACCCTTGCcatattctttttctttgtctacTTCCTTGGCATCATAACGTATGGCATAGCTATACCCTCTGGGCTTTTCATTCCCGTGATTCTCGCTGGAGCTTCTTATGGACGGCTTGTTGGTAGACTCCTCGGTCCAGTATCTCAGCTTGACGTAGGTCTGTTTTCTCTGCTTGGAGCTGCTTCTTTCCTTGGAGGCACAATGAGAATGACGGTTTCTCTATGCGTCATACTTCTTGAACTTACAAATAATCTCCTGATGCTGCCGCTGGTGATGCTTGTGCTCTTAATCTCGAAAACAGTTGCCGATTGTTTCAACAAAGGAGTGTATGACCAGATTGTGACAATGAAAGGACTGCCGTACATGGAGGACCATGCAGAGCCGTACATGCGCAATTTGGTGGCGAAGGATGTTGTTGCTGGACCTTTGTTATCCTTTTCGAGAGTTGAAAAGGTTGGGGTAATATGGCAGGCTTTAAAGATGACTAGTCATAATGGTTTCCCTGTGATTGATGAGCCACCTTTTACTGAAGCTTCTGAGCTTTGCGGGATTGCCTTGAGATCCCATTTGCTTGTGCTTCTCCAAGGGAAGAGATTCTCAAAGCAGAAAACCACATTCGGTTCTCAAATTCTTAGAAGCTGCAAAGCTCGCGACTTTGCCAAAGCAGGGTTAGGGAAAGGGCTCAAGATTGAAGATTTGGTTATAAGTGGCGAGGAGATGGAGATGTATGTTGATCTCCATCCCATCACCAACACATCTCCATACACTGTGCTTGAGACTTTGTCTCTAGCTAAAGTGGCCATTCTTTTCCGGCAACTTGGCCTTCGCCACTTGTGTGTGGTGCCCAAAACACCAGGG AGACCGCCTATTGTTGGGATACTTACAAGGCATGATTTCATGCCGGAACATGTCCTAGGACTCTACCCTCACATTGATCCTCTCAAGTGA
- the LOC111214074 gene encoding non-lysosomal glucosylceramidase-like, whose amino-acid sequence MSEENFKDNGEDVKSSATKVDPAVPPSLTWQRKIDSDAKAPREFSLTAKEILQMAPVGIRLWFLVREEAAKGRLAFIDPFSKHSITSSHGVPLGGIGSGSIGRSFKGEFQRWQLFPPKCEDEPVLANQFSAFVSRANGKKYSSVLCPRNPKLAKQESESGIGSWDWNMKGDKSTYHALYPRSWTIYEGEPDPELRIVCRQVSPFIPHNYKESSFPVSVFTFTIHNLGDTTADATLLFTWANSVGGDSEFSGGHYNSKIMMNDGVKGVLLHHKTANGIPSLSYAISAQETEGVSVSVCPFFTVSGKQNGITAKDMWEIIKEHGSFDHLNASEASMQSEHGSSIGAAVAASATVLPGESRIVTFSLAWDCPEVQFPSGKIYSRRYTKFYGTHGDAAAQIAYDAILEHSQWESWIEDWQRPILEDKRLPAWYPITLFNELYYLNSGGTLWTDGSSPLHSLAGVREKKFSLDKSQSGLKSIIDVPQQQNDTAVSVLEKMASTLEQLHASTASNSAFGTKLLEEGEENIGHFLYLEGIEYRMWNTYDVHFYASFALVMLFPKLELSIQRDFAAAVMLHDPTKVKTLSEGQWVQRKVLGAVPHDLGINDPWFEVNGYNLHNTDRWKDLNPKFVLQVYRDVVATGDKKFALAVWPSVYVAMAYMAQFDKDGDGMIENEGFPDQTYDTWSASGVSAYCGGLWVAALQAASALAREVGDKNSQDYFWSKFEKAKVVYEKKLWNGSYFNYDTSGSRYSSSIQADQLAGQWYARASGLMPIVDEDKARMALEKVYNFNVMKIKDGKRGAVNGMHPDGKVDTASMQSREIWSGVTYALAATMIQEGLVDKAFQTASGIYEAAWSETGLGYSFQTPEAWNTNDQYRSLTYMRPLAIWSMQWALTRTSNNKQKQFGLEPELEPEPSSLMKHDIGFSRVSRLLNLPNEASAKGTVQTLFEYACRRMMS is encoded by the exons ATGTCTGAGGAAAACTTCAAGGATAATGGTGAAGATGTCAAGTCTTCTGCTACAAAA GTTGATCCGGCAGTACCTCCATCTTTGACATGGCAAAGAAAGATAGACAGTGACGCAAAGGCTCCCCGGGAATTCTCTCTGACTGCTAAAGAGATTCTCCAGATG GCTCCTGTTGGCATTCGGTTATGGTTTCTTGTCAGAGAAGAAGCTGCCAAGGGAAGG TTGGCCTTCATAGACCCATTTTCTAAGCACTCTATAACGTCTTCCCATGGTGTTCCACTTGGAGGTATTGg TTCTGGTAGCATAGGAAGGAGTTTTAAAGGTGAATTCCAGCGATGGCAGCTATTCCCTCCAAAATGTGAAGATGAACCAGTTCTTGCAAATCAGTTCTCA GCATTTGTGTCTAGGGCCAATGGTAAAAAGTACTCAAGCGTGTTATGTCCTAGGAACCCAAAGCTGGCAAA ACAAGAGTCGGAATCTGGAATTGGTTCATGGGACTGgaatatgaaaggagacaaGTCTACATATCATGCTTTATATCCTAGGTCTTGGACAATATATGAGG GTGAACCTGATCCAGAGCTTAGAATTGTTTGTCGTCAAGTTTCACCTTTTATACCTCACAACTACAAAGAAAGCAGTTTTCCTGTTTCTGTTTTCACTTTCACC ATTCATAATCTGGGAGACACTACTGCGGATGCGACATTGCTCTTTACTTGGGCG AATTCTGTTGGAGGAGACTCAGAGTTCTCAGGTGGCCACTACAACTCCAAGATAat GATGAATGATGGAGTCAAGGGTGTGCTCTTACACCATAA AACAGCAAACGGAATACCATCATTGTCATATGCGATTTCAGCTCAGGAGACCGAAGGTGTAAGTGTCTCAGTCTGCCCTTTCTTCACAGTATCTGGAAAGCAAAATGGAATCACAGCAAAAGATATGTGGGAGATTATCAAAGAG CATGGCTCTTTTGATCACCTTAATGCTTCTGAGGCGTCGATGCAATCTGAACACGGGTCATCGATCGGGGCAGCAGTAGCTGCTTCCGCGACAGTCTTACCGGGAGAGTCACGCATTGTCACATTTTCTTTGGCTTGGGACTGCCCTGAAGTGCAATTTCCTAGTGGTAAAATATATTCAAG GCGTTACACAAAGTTTTATGGCACTCATGGCGATGCCGCAGCACAAATTGCTTATGATGCTATTCTTG AACATAGTCAATGGGAGTCTTGGATAGAAGACTGGCAGAGACCAATACTTGAAGATAAAAGGCTGCCTGCATGGTACCCTATCACTCTCTTCAATGAGCTTTATTATCTTAATTCTGGAGGAACTCTTTGGACAG ATGGATCATCTCCACTACACAGCTTGGCAGGAGTCAGAGAAAAGAAATTCTCACTTGATAAATCTCAATCTGGTCTGAAGAGCATCATAGATGTACCACAGCAGCAGAATGATACAGCTGTCTCGGTTCTTGAAAAAATGGCTTCAACGCTTGAGCAACTTCATGCATCAACAGCATCAAACTCTGCATTTGGGACCAAGCTactagaagaaggagaagagaacaTTGGGCACTTTCTCTACCTAGAAGGAATCGAGTACCGTATGTGGAACACCTACGATGTTCATTTCTATGCGTCTTTCGCACTGGTGATGCTTTTTCCAAAACTAGAACTTAGCATCCAGAGAGACTTTGCTGCTGCGGTCATGCTACACGACCCCACTAAAGTGAAAACTCTTAGTGAAGGACAATGGGTCCAGAGGAAAGTTCTTGGTGCAGTTCCTCATGACTTAGGGATCAACGATCCTTGGTTTGAGGTTAATGGGTACAATCTTCACAATACTGATCGGTGGAAAGATTTAAACCCCAAATTCGTCCTCCAGGTCTACAGGGACGTAGTTGCTACAGGAGACAAAAAGTTTGCATTAGCGGTATGGCCATCAGTGTATGTTGCGATGGCGTATATGGCTCAGTTTGACAAAGATGGCGATGGAATGATTGAGAACGAAGGGTTTCCTGATCAGACGTACGATACATGGTCCGCATCTGGTGTTAGCGCTTACTGTGGCGGACTTTGGGTGGCTGCACTGCAAGCTGCATCCGCATTGGCTCGTGAAGTTGGTGACAAGAACTCTCAGGACTATTTTTGGTCAAAGTTTGAGAAGGCAAAGGTTGTGTAcgagaagaagttgtggaatggatcatattttaattatgatacCAGTGGAAGTCGATATAGCTCGTCTATACAAGCTGATCAACTAGCTGGTCAATG GTACGCGAGAGCATCAGGTCTTATGCCTATTGTAGATGAAGACAAGGCTAGAATGGCTTTGGAGAAAGTTTACAACTTCAATGTGATGAAGATTAAAGATGGAAAACGTGGGGCCGTAAACGGGATGCACCCTGATGGGAAAGTTGATACAGCATCGATGCAATCACGAGAGATATGGTCTGGTGTTACTTACGCGCTGGCTGCAACAATGATCCAAGAAGGTTTAGTTGACAAGGCGTTTCAGACTGCAAGTGGTATATATGAAGCTGCCTGGTCGGAAACCGGACTGGG TTACTCGTTTCAAACGCCTGAAGCTTGGAATACAAATGATCAGTATAGATCACTGACTTACATGCGTCCCCTTGCCATATGGTCTATGCAATGGGCACTGACAAGAACCAGTAACAACAAACAGAAACAATTTGGTCTGGAACCTGAACTAGAACCAGAGCCTAGTTCCCTAATGAAACATGATATCGGTTTCTCCAGAGTTTCTAGGCTTCTTAACCTACCAAATGAAGCATCAGCAAAAGGCACAGTTCAGACTTTGTTCGAGTATGCTTGCCGGAGAATGATGTCATAG
- the LOC125607153 gene encoding uncharacterized protein LOC125607153, producing the protein MEAQLTVNGPRENSYNGSLQQSADLDLEVSRVCYIDGAWKKEDIFTGQGWFCRNSGSTDVMMGAMNLRRSLSPLHAEFEALIWAMECMKTLQFSEVVFATDCSQLVKMVSTPDEWPAFSTHIEEFNRSKTFFPHCRIRHILRAQNTLADKLARGARSSPSALIYVDSIPPIWLARPVGVSN; encoded by the coding sequence ATGGAGGCCCAGTTAACCGTGAATGGCCCCAGGGAGAATTCCTATAATGGGAGTTTACAACAATCTGCGGATTTAGACCTGGAAGTTTCTAGAGTTTGTTATATTGACGGAGCTTGGAAAAAGGAAGACATATTTACGGGAcaaggttggttttgcagaaaTAGTGGATCGACTGATGTCATGATGGGGGCAATGAATCTTCGTAGAAGTTTGTCACCCTTGCATGCTGAGTTTGAAGCATTAatctgggcaatggaatgcatgaagaCCCTCCAATTTTCTGAAGTAgtgtttgcaacggattgttctcagctggtgaagatggtgtcgaCACCTGATGAATGGCCTGCTTTCTCTACACATATAGAAGAATTCAATCGCAGTAAGACTTTCTTTCCTCACTGCCGGATCAGACATATCCTTAGAGCACAAAATACCTTGGCGGATAAGCTTGCACGCGGTGCGAGGAGTTCTCCTTCAGCTTTGATTTATGTCGATTCAATCCCACCGATTTGGCTTGCTAGACCGGTTGGAGTTTCTAATTAG